The Candidatus Bathyarchaeia archaeon genome includes a window with the following:
- a CDS encoding tetrahydromethanopterin S-methyltransferase subunit H translates to MWKFEVTQKRFEIGKVGVGGHPGEYPTVLIGSIFYRRHKIVTDEWTGEFDRSMAEHAINVQDDFSDRTGNPCMVDVVASTPEAMIKYLDFAAKVSDSPLLIGGATPEARLAGLNYALKSGLADRVIYNSLTPSSSKDELEKIKAAGLKNAVLLAANLKNFTSEGRIRAVEELLPALSAAGVERLLVDTFVLDIPSLGQAFKAIYEVKNKFGLPAGCGAHNAVATWKGLKMKMGKQASKPALASASATVATGGADFILYGPIEDAPIVFPVVAMVNVALGQLLVEKGVRLPKVHPRYKVG, encoded by the coding sequence GGAAGCATTTTTTACCGTAGGCACAAAATCGTGACTGATGAGTGGACGGGTGAATTTGACAGGTCAATGGCGGAACATGCGATCAATGTTCAGGATGATTTCTCAGATCGGACTGGGAATCCCTGCATGGTGGATGTTGTCGCCTCCACACCTGAAGCTATGATAAAATATCTGGATTTCGCGGCTAAGGTAAGCGACTCACCACTACTTATAGGAGGTGCTACACCTGAAGCTAGATTAGCCGGTTTAAATTACGCATTAAAGAGCGGTTTAGCCGACAGGGTCATCTATAACTCATTAACACCTTCGTCCTCAAAGGACGAGTTGGAAAAGATTAAGGCGGCTGGTCTAAAGAACGCTGTGCTCCTAGCTGCCAACCTAAAAAACTTCACAAGCGAGGGGAGAATCAGAGCTGTCGAGGAGCTTTTACCTGCACTCAGCGCGGCTGGAGTTGAAAGACTCCTTGTGGACACCTTCGTCCTTGATATACCAAGTCTAGGCCAAGCTTTCAAAGCTATTTACGAGGTGAAAAATAAATTTGGGCTGCCAGCTGGCTGTGGCGCACACAACGCCGTCGCCACGTGGAAAGGATTAAAGATGAAGATGGGAAAGCAAGCTAGCAAACCTGCGCTGGCTTCCGCCTCTGCAACCGTGGCTACTGGAGGTGCCGACTTCATACTCTATGGACCCATAGAAGACGCCCCAATAGTTTTCCCTGTCGTGGCTATGGTGAATGTCGCACTCGGGCAGCTTCTAGTTGAGAAAGGAGTGAGATTACCGAAAGTTCATCCCCGATATAAAGTAGGCTGA